The DNA region TTGCTGGATAAAATCCTATATTCATATCATGGACATAACTACACTAATTGTAATTACCATTATCGTTTTTATTATAGCGTTTGCGGCCTTCAGACTGTTTGATGTTAAAAAGAAGAAACACAAACTGGAATTGGAGCGATCTGCCAGGATCTTACCACTTTATAAAAAGGCGGAATCGGCTACAGGGCTAACCGCTGAAGATATATTACCCTTTGCCCAAAATGTGCTTACCCGCTATGATACCTTTTTATACTTAAAAGAACTTGGTGAACTGAATCTGTTTCCGGAAGAATATTACACAATAGTTAAAGGGGCCGAAAGCTCACTGGCCCAATGGCTGGAGTTTCCTACCGAATTGGATGCCTGCCCAGACGGAATAGAATATATTAAACGGGTTACCGTCGATTTTGACAGGCGTGGCAACTTTATGCATTATGAGGTATTTAAATACAGGGTTAATCCGCCCCACCAGGCTACCGAATACGTATGGATCTTAGGCGTGGTAGGTCCGTTTTTTGACGATAGCAAACCTTATGATTTCCCGGCTGCTACATTTAGCAGGGTAAGCAGCACCATAGATAAAGTTACCCCGGAAGAAGAGGCTAAATGGGTGCATGAAAACATTGGTATGCGGAGGTAAGCATCTTCTTCGCTCCTACCCTTGACATGATTTAAAAATTTACGTCATGTTGAACTTGTTTCAACATCCCACTCGCTAAGCAACCACGCCAAGCAAATTGGCTACCTGTCCCGTGGAGTACTGAAACAAGTTACCCATGACGATTTTTTTGAACCCAGACTTACGAAGTTTTAAAAACTTCGTAAGTCTTCAATATCTAAATTACTCATCGTCCTTCAGTTCAATCCAAACCGGCGCATGGTCGCTTGTTTTTTCCCAGCCGCGCACATCCCTGTTTACGCCTGCAGCTACAAGCCGTTTTTCAAGGTGCGGGCTTAGCAAAAAATGATCAATCCGTAAACCGGCGTTGCGGCCATAAGCATCGCGGAAATAATCGAAGAATGTATAGATCACTTCGGTGGGATAAAGTTTGCGGATAGCGTCCGTCCAACCCTGATCCACCAGTGTTTTGAAAGCCTCACGGGTTTCGGGCCGAAAGAGCGCGTCATTTACCCAGCGCTCTGGTTTGTAAACATCAAGTTCGGTAGGCATTACATTATAGTCGCCGGTTAATACAACGGGCTTATTAGCGGCCAATAAACCGGCCGCGTGGATTTTCAAGCGTTCAAACCAGCCTAATTTATAATCAAACTTGGGTCCCGGTGCCGGGTTGCCGTTGGGAAGATACAGGCAGCCAATGGTAATCCCGTCAACAATGGCTTCAATATAACGGCTATGCTCATCTGCGGGGTCGCCGGGGAGCGCCCTGCAAACTTCAGTAATTTCTTTATCTGTTTTTGCCAGTATGGCCACACCGTTCCAGCTTTTTTGCCCATGCCAAATGGCTTTATATCCGGCCTCAAAAATGGCCTGCTCGGGGAAGTTATCCTGTGGGGCCTTTAGTTCCTGCAAACAGGCAACATCAGGAGCTGTTTCCTTTAACCACCGAAGCAAAACAGGCAAACGCCCGTTTACCCCATTTACGTTATACGTAGCTATTTTCATGATGCAATTTAAATAGTTTAGGTTATATCACGGATGTTCCAAAATAAAAAGCGCGGCCACCCTTTGCAAGCAATTAGTTGCAATGGCTCATGAGCGGTAAATTATTCCCTTACTTTTCAAACTCATCCGGGTCTACTTCAGGCTGGCTTGGCTCAGTATCAGGGATTTCATTCGGGATATTTTCCGGCGCTTCTTCCGGCATTTCCGGCTCTCCCGGATCTGTAGGCTGCCTGATCTCCGGCCGTTCCGGATTTACCGGCATTTCATCTGGCTCATTTGGCATGGTTTTCTTCTTTGACATATCTTATTAACTGTTAAGAGAATAATTAGTTTTCATGAACCCTCTTTCAATGAAAAATATCTCTTGTATTTTAAAAATGTTTAATTACATTTGTAGTGTACTACCATACTAATACACTATAAAATGATTCAAATAAGCAATTTGAATTTTAGCTATAACAGCCGGAAGCCGTTGTTCAAAAATCTGAACCTTTCGTTAAAGGCCGGCCACATTTATGGACTGCTGGGTAAAAATGGTGCAGGGAAATCAACCTTGCTGAAAAATATCGCCGGTCTGGCTTTTCCGCAATCGGGCCATTGCCTTATTAACGGAACAAAAAGCTCAAAGCGCCTGGTATCCACTTTACAAGACCTTTATTTTATTGCCGAAGAAGTTCACGTACCGGCATTAACTCCAGGCCAGTTTTTGGCCCGGACGGCAAGCTTCTACCCTGCCTTCAGCATTACCGACTTTTACAGTTATCTGAAAATATTGGATATTGATCCTGATCTGTTAATGACCAGAATGTCATACGGGCAGCAAAAAAAGATGATCATCGCTTTCGGGCTGGCTACCAATACCAGTGTGCTGATACTTGATGAGCCTACCAATGGGCTTGATATTCCTTCAAAGATTCAGTTCAGAAAATTGATAGCATCGGTTTTAAATGATGAGCGCTGCATTATTATTTCAACCCACCAGGTGAGGGATTTGGACAGTCTTATTGATACGGTTTTGATTTTGGACGATCATCGCATAGTGATTGAAAATACGGTAGACGAGCTTACCGAGAAATTATTTTTCGGTGTTTTTAAAGACCTTACCGGGATGAATGCGCTGTACGAAGAAGAAACCCTCATGGGCAAATACGCCATTGTACAAAACACCACCGGCAAGTACGGAAAAATGGACCTTGAGTTATTATTTAACGCAGCAACAACCAATAGCAGCAAATTACTAAACGCACTAAAACCAAGCACAAATCATGAATAATTACTTCAGTTTAAAGCGCTTTGGCCTGTTGTTTATGAAGCACACTGTTGAGCATTACCGTGCCTATTTAATGTCGGCAGCGGTTTTGGCAGGGGTATTTTTACTTGGCGGTTCGTTTGTGTTTTATATGATCCCTGGCCCGGTAGATGCCGGCTTTCAGATGGCTATATTCGGAGTACTCATGATTATCGCGGGGCCATTATTTACAAGCACTGTTTTTACTGATCTGGGCGATAAGCGCCGGGCAGTTCCAATGTTAACCCTGCCTGCATCACAACTCGAGAAGTTTATGGTCGGCTGGGTTTACTCGTATGTTATATTCATTTTGGTATATACAGGCGTTTTTTACCTGGTATTATTTATCCTGATCAATCTCAAACCATGGCCCGGGCATCAAATTGAAATACTCTCCCTGTTTCAGGATAAATTTGTACTGGTGATGATATTGTTTTCGTTATTGCATGCCGTCACGATATATGGAGCAATTCGGTTCGAAAAACTACACTTTATAAAAACAGGTTTCAGTTTCTTTATTTTTTATGCGCTGCTAATCCTTGTGAATACAGTGTTCGTAAGATTTATTGTTGGCAGGCCAATCAAACCGGTAACGCCTTTTTCATTTCTCAATTTCCAGGATGGTATGAACTTTTACTCCGTTGGTTTAAAAGCACAGCAATCTGCCTGGGCTTTTATTATAGTTCCCATTATATCGCTGCTGATTTGGATAGCGGCATATTTTAGGTTCAAGGAGAAACAGGCTTAAAAAAGACGATCATGGAATTTAAAGATAACGAAGCGATATACCTCCAGATAGCGGCTTTTGTGAGCGATCAGATCCTGATGGGCAAATGGCCAGGCGGGCAAAAGATCCCATCGGTACGTGATATGGCAGTTGAGCTGGAAGTGAACCCCAATACGGTTATGCGATCATACGAATTTTTGCAGGGGCTCGAAATTATTTATAACAAACGCGGCCTGGGTTTATTTGTGGCAGAGGATGGTTTTGACAAAGTAAAAGCTTACCGCAAAGAAAACTTTGTACGTCAGAACCTACCCGAACTTTTTAAAAACATGTACCTGTTAGGTATATCGATAGATGAGATCAGCCTGCAATATCAACATTTCCAGGCGCAACAAAATAATGAATTAAACCAGGCAGGCAACGATGAAAACAAGCAATAAATTCTTACTTACCGCGGTATTGTTACTGATAGTTTCGGTTGGGATCTATGACGTTCAGCTAAAAGCAGAATATTTTAAAGGTGAATATAAAAACCCCTATAATGGATTTAACAACCTAAATTTCAGGAATTTCAAGGTTATTGAGCTTGGTTCATCAACGGCTATCAATATTATGCTGGTTCAAGGGCCATTCAAAGTACTTGCTGATCCCGGCGCCATGGAGTTCATGAAAATTGAACAACGGCACGATTCGCTCTTTATTCGCGCCGAGTTTAAAGATAACTTTCATAATGTACAGTCCCCAAACGTTCTGTACATATCCATGCCGCAATTAAACGCGTTTTATGCCGATGCAAAATATAAGGCAGGTGACGCACAAATTATCGATACGACAGCCGCACAAGACTTCAAATGGCGCGCTACCACCATCAGTGGTTTTCGCGGGGATGAGCTCAATATTATCCAGGATCATGCTTCCACTATCTTACTAAAAAACAACAAGTTTAACATAGTAAATGCCATTATCGGTAAAAGCAACAATAGCGCTTCAAATTTATCTATTGAAACAGGCAACCAATTTGCAAAAACGAATCTTGATATCCGGAATCAAAGCCGCTTATGGATCAAGGATGACAGCCTCAGCAACATAACCTATAAACTTGCCGACAGCGCTAAACTCATCCTGAACGGAAATACAAGGATGATCCGCAAACAATAAATGACCAAAACTTAACAAATCATGAAATTAGTAATCAACTCATTATCTAAAACCTATGCCAACGGCGTACATGCTTTAAAAGATGTTTCGCTGACCCTGAATAACGGCATGTTTGGCCTGCTGGGTCCAAACGGCGCCGGTAAATCATCACTGATGCGTACCATAGCCACCCTGCAGGAAGCCGATAAAGGCAGCATTTTTTTAGATGAACTGGATGTATTGAAAAACAAGACCGAAGTTAGACAGCTACTCGGTTACCTGCCACAGGAGTTTGGTGTATATCCCAAAATATCGGCAGAAAGAATGCTCGACCATATTGCCCAACTCAAAGGGGTTGGCAACAACGCCGAACGCAAAGACCTTGTGCTTCAATTACTGGAAAACGTAAACCTTTATAAAGACCGGAAAAAGCACCTTGGCACCTACTCCGGCGGTATGAAACAACGCTTTGGAATAGCACAGGCTTTAATTGGCAACCCTAAACTCATTATTGTTGACGAACCCACAGCAGGCCTCGATCCGGCCGAACGCAACCGCTTTTATAACCTGCTGAGCCGTTTGGGTGAAAACACCATCGTGATCCTGTCGACCCATATTGTTGAAGACGTAAGTACGCTCTGTGCCAATTTTGCCATTATTTGCCAGGGCGAGGTTTTATATTCAGGCGACCCGGAAAGTGCGGTAAATGAGTTGAACGGAAAAATTTACAGTAAGGTGATCACCCAATCAGAACTGGGCTTTTATAAAGATGATTACCAGGTGATATCAACACAGCTTAAAACCGGCAAGCTCCATATCCGCATTATCAGCGAAGCCGAACCCGGCAACGGTTTTATCAGCAGCACGCCAAACCTGGAAGATGTGTACTTCAGCAATATCGCTACACGAGTAGATGTAGATACCATTTAAAACCATTATAAACCAATAGGTTATGTTTCTTAAAATATTTCTGTTCGAGATCCGGAATCGGGTCCGCAGGCCAGCCGTTTACCTTTATTTTTTGGCAGCACTGATATTTAC from Mucilaginibacter sp. SJ includes:
- the xth gene encoding exodeoxyribonuclease III translates to MKIATYNVNGVNGRLPVLLRWLKETAPDVACLQELKAPQDNFPEQAIFEAGYKAIWHGQKSWNGVAILAKTDKEITEVCRALPGDPADEHSRYIEAIVDGITIGCLYLPNGNPAPGPKFDYKLGWFERLKIHAAGLLAANKPVVLTGDYNVMPTELDVYKPERWVNDALFRPETREAFKTLVDQGWTDAIRKLYPTEVIYTFFDYFRDAYGRNAGLRIDHFLLSPHLEKRLVAAGVNRDVRGWEKTSDHAPVWIELKDDE
- a CDS encoding ABC transporter ATP-binding protein is translated as MIQISNLNFSYNSRKPLFKNLNLSLKAGHIYGLLGKNGAGKSTLLKNIAGLAFPQSGHCLINGTKSSKRLVSTLQDLYFIAEEVHVPALTPGQFLARTASFYPAFSITDFYSYLKILDIDPDLLMTRMSYGQQKKMIIAFGLATNTSVLILDEPTNGLDIPSKIQFRKLIASVLNDERCIIISTHQVRDLDSLIDTVLILDDHRIVIENTVDELTEKLFFGVFKDLTGMNALYEEETLMGKYAIVQNTTGKYGKMDLELLFNAATTNSSKLLNALKPSTNHE
- a CDS encoding GntR family transcriptional regulator; amino-acid sequence: MEFKDNEAIYLQIAAFVSDQILMGKWPGGQKIPSVRDMAVELEVNPNTVMRSYEFLQGLEIIYNKRGLGLFVAEDGFDKVKAYRKENFVRQNLPELFKNMYLLGISIDEISLQYQHFQAQQNNELNQAGNDENKQ
- a CDS encoding ABC transporter ATP-binding protein translates to MKLVINSLSKTYANGVHALKDVSLTLNNGMFGLLGPNGAGKSSLMRTIATLQEADKGSIFLDELDVLKNKTEVRQLLGYLPQEFGVYPKISAERMLDHIAQLKGVGNNAERKDLVLQLLENVNLYKDRKKHLGTYSGGMKQRFGIAQALIGNPKLIIVDEPTAGLDPAERNRFYNLLSRLGENTIVILSTHIVEDVSTLCANFAIICQGEVLYSGDPESAVNELNGKIYSKVITQSELGFYKDDYQVISTQLKTGKLHIRIISEAEPGNGFISSTPNLEDVYFSNIATRVDVDTI